One part of the Salinimonas iocasae genome encodes these proteins:
- a CDS encoding oxidative damage protection protein has translation MSRTVYCQRLEKDAEGLDFQLYPGELGKRIYDNISKEAWAEWQKKQTMLINENKLNMMEPNARKFLEEQMVAYLFEGQEPTIEGYVPPEK, from the coding sequence ATGAGCAGAACCGTATATTGCCAGCGACTGGAAAAAGACGCAGAAGGCCTGGATTTTCAGCTATACCCTGGTGAACTGGGTAAGCGTATTTATGACAATATCTCTAAAGAGGCCTGGGCCGAGTGGCAGAAAAAGCAGACGATGTTGATAAATGAGAACAAGCTGAATATGATGGAACCTAATGCACGTAAGTTCCTTGAAGAGCAAATGGTTGCTTATTTGTTTGAAGGGCAGGAACCAACAATTGAAGGGTATGTTCCGCCTGAAAAATAA